A single window of Nicotiana sylvestris chromosome 3, ASM39365v2, whole genome shotgun sequence DNA harbors:
- the LOC138887090 gene encoding uncharacterized protein translates to MSGSDEASSSINSELDIAEPDLFLHDDRYYVIKFQTLLDMHKVFYAGPDTIRNRPIILKPWTPDFDLCKEFLTKIRPWVIFPKLPMSCWGSEALSKISSAIGKPLFAHECTTKQTRISYARMLIEVNDTRTLPTDITVWDLRGRKFQQKLVNEWKPSYCDKCQAIGHVCHNQQGLREQQGEQSKRRREAKKITYEWRTKGPVIPAVEHKEDVMKEGENRKSQSQHDAIQENT, encoded by the exons ATGAGTGGAAGTGATGAAGCATCATCTTCGATCAATTCTGAG CTTGATATTGCTGAACCAGACTTATTCCTCCATGATGATAGGTATTATGTGATTAAATTTCAGACACTATTAGACATGCATAAAGTCTTCTATGCTGGACCTGATACCATCAGGAATAGGCCAATAATTCTCAAGCCATGGACACCTGATTTTGATTTATGCAAAGAATTCCTTACTAAAATACGTCCATGGGTAATTTTCCCTAAACTACCCATGAGTTGCTGGGGTAGTGAAGCTTTAAGCAAAATTTCAAGTGCGATTGGGAAGCCTCTATTTGCTCATGAGTGCACCACCAAACAAACAAGGATCTCCTATGCAAGGATGCTGATTGAAGTCAATGATACAAGAACTTTGCCTACAGATATCACTGTTTGGGATCTTAGAGGCAGAAAATTTCAGCAAAAATTGGTAAATGAATGGAAGCCAAGCTATTGTGACAAATGCCAAGCCATTGGACATGTTTGTCACAATCAACAAGGACTAAGAGAGCAGCAGGGAGAAcaatcaaaaagaagaagagaagccAAAAAAATCACTTATGAATGGAGAACTAAGGGACCTGTGATACCTGCAGTTGAGCACAAAGAAGATGTGATGAAGGAAGGTGAAAACAGAAAAAGTCAGAGCCAACATGATGCAATACAAGAGAACACCTAA
- the LOC138887089 gene encoding uncharacterized protein, with protein sequence MLEDILHACVLDFKGSGDDHLSLIEFAYNNSFHASIQMEPFEALYGRRYRSPIGWFKVGEAELVGPDLMHHAMEKVKIIKVRLKTAQNRQKSYSDVRRRDLEFKEDDWVLFEGLPYEWYYAVWKERKIEFEKVIRDPSLIVPNETIEVNEELSYEEIPVAILDRQVRNLRNKKIAFVKVLWRNQQVEQATWEAEEEMKNKYPYLFK encoded by the exons atgctTGAGGACATATTGCAtgcttgtgttcttgatttcaaaggaAGTGGGGATGATCATTTATcactcatagagtttgcttataacaacagctttcATGCTAGTATACAGATGGAACCATTCGAGGCATTATATGGGAGGAGGTATAGATCTCCTATTGGGTGGTTCAAAGTTGGAGAAGCTGAATTGGTAGGACCAGACCTCATGCATCATGCTATGGAAAAGGTTAAGATCATAAAGGTacggttgaaaactgctcaaaatCGTCAAAAATCCTATTCGGATGTTCGTCGCAGAGActtagagttcaaagaagatgattgggtactTTTTGAAGGTCTCCCCTATGAATGGTATTatgcggtttggaaagaaaggaaaattgagtttGAG AAAGTAATCAGGGATCCGTCGCTTATCGTGCCAAAtgagactattgaggttaatgaagaactgtcatatgaagagattccagttgccattcttgataggcaagtccggaatttgagaaataagaaaattgccttcgtgaaagtgttatggcgaaaccAACAAGTTGAACAGGctacttgggaagccgaggaagagaTGAAAAATAAGTACCCTTATTTGTTCAAATAG